Proteins from a single region of Ananas comosus cultivar F153 linkage group 3, ASM154086v1, whole genome shotgun sequence:
- the LOC109707696 gene encoding uncharacterized protein LOC109707696, with product MAIAFSTGTHSLRAPYYLPFRLLPEFFSQRSNLFQTLAPFMGSQGPSKRPICPNCSKPSKLCLCSRLKSPPLDNSIGVTILQHSLEAKHPLNSARVAKIGLKNVTVIPVTDVNFQARFFIRPLGSDSSSGDSLIDGNRSESSDLGGRSDFVTTHSSISEDFDWGAVNCCNSDECGDVFDVLCRNKSPRSSNKEINLTPVTYRKERLDFDECITVTKAKCKVTCSQNELEITVERSAKPNIDWVLRTPIGRALISNGFVVKKLQRKQLSGTEIYQDFEEFEITVLAGSALLFPYERSINLDSVDFEVKHLVVLDGTWAKAKRIYHENPWLKLLPHLKLDPGKESLYSEVRHQPKAGCLSTIESIVCALKGLGNDMEGLDELLDVFESMIGDQRRCKEEKFRAMSQSLPGT from the coding sequence ATGGCGATCGCCTTCTCCACGGGCACCCATTCCCTTCGCGCCCCGTATTATCTCCCCTTCCGCCTCCTCCCCGAATTCTTCTCCCAAAGATCGAACCTTTTCCAAACCCTAGCTCCATTCATGGGGAGCCAGGGCCCTTCGAAGAGACCTATTTGCCCTAATTGCTCCAAACCCTCCAAGCTTTGCCTCTGCTCCCGCCTCAAATCCCCACCTCTCGACAACTCGATCGGTGTTACGATTCTACAGCACAGTTTGGAGGCGAAGCACCCACTCAATTCCGCTAGGGTTGCGAAGATTGGCCTCAAGAATGTTACGGTGATCCCTGTTACCGACGTCAATTTCCAAGCCAGGTTCTTTATACGCCCTCTGGGTTCGGATTCATCTTCTGGGGATTCTTTGATTGATGGGAATCGCTCTGAGAGCTCAGATTTGGGGGGAAGATCTGATTTTGTGACGACTCATTCGTCCATATCGGAAGATTTTGATTGGGGAGCTGTGAATTGTTGCAACAGTGATGAATGTGGAGATGTTTTTGATGTTTTGTGTAGAAATAAGTCTCCAAGATCATCAAATAAAGAGATCAATTTGACACCTGTAACGTATCGGAAGGAaagattagattttgatgaatgCATCACAGTCACCAAAGCTAAATGCAAGGTAACATGCTCTCAAAATGAGCTTGAAATCACTGTCGAGCGCTCTGCGAAACCCAATATCGATTGGGTATTAAGAACTCCGATCGGCAGAGCATTGATCTCAAATGGGTTCGTAGTCAAAAAATTGCAGAGGAAGCAGTTGAGTGGCACTGAGATATATCAGGACTTTGAGGAGTTCGAGATCACGGTGCTTGCGGGATCAGCCCTCCTCTTTCCTTATGAGAGGTCGATCAATTTGGATTCTGTGGATTTTGAAGTGAAGCATTTGGTTGTTTTGGACGGTACATGGGCGAAGGCGAAGCGAATATACCATGAGAATCCGTGGCTAAAGCTTCTGCCACACTTGAAGCTGGATCCAGGGAAGGAGAGCTTGTATAGTGAAGTGAGGCATCAGCCAAAAGCCGGGTGCTTGTCTACTATCGAGAGCATAGTTTGCGCTTTGAAGGGACTAGGGAATGATATGGAGGGTTTGGATGAGCTTTTGGATGTCTTTGAGTCTATGATTGGGGATCAAAGGCGCTGTAAAGAGGAGAAATTCAGAGCTATGTCACAGTCATTACCGGGGACatga